In a single window of the Diachasmimorpha longicaudata isolate KC_UGA_2023 chromosome 16, iyDiaLong2, whole genome shotgun sequence genome:
- the LOC135170108 gene encoding 6-phosphogluconate dehydrogenase, decarboxylating has product MTEAVADIALIGLAVMGQNLILNMNDHGFVVCAYNRTTSKVKDFLENEAKGTKVVGAYSLEEMVSKLKKPRRVMVLVKAGPAVDTFINSLVPLLAPGDIIIDGGNSEYQDTKRRSEELEKYQILYVGCGVSGGEEGARYGPSLMPGGNPKAWPAIKPIFQAICAKADGEPCCDWVGETGAGHFVKMVHNGIEYADMQLVSEAYQLMRDGLGLSQGEMAAVFDEWNRGELSSYLIEITRDILNYKNEKGYLLERIRDTAGQKGTGKWTVIAALEYGVPVTLIGESVFARCLSSLASERVEAHSIFGDEQIEAFKGDKKVFLQELKNAIYLAKIVSYAQGFMLLRDAAKMNNWNLNYGGIALMWRGGCIIRSVFLGNIKQAFEKNPKLSNLLFDDFFAKAVKRCRKNLRDVLATADTLGIPTPVLSAARNFYDSIRRNRLPTNLIQAQRDYFGAHTYELVDDVGRFVHTNWTGKGGNTSASTYDA; this is encoded by the exons ATGACTGAAGC GGTAGCGGACATTGCGCTGATCGGCCTAGCCGTGATGGGACAGAACCTCATCCTGAACATGAACGATCACGGGTTTGTCGTCTGTGCCTACAACCGCACGACGAGCAAGGTCAAGGACTTTCTTGAGAACGAAGCCAAGGGCACTAAGGTCGTTGGTGCATACAGTCTCGAGGAGATGGTCAGTAAATTGAAGAAACCACGCAGAGTCATGGTACTTGTGAAAG CTGGTCCAGCAGTGGACACCTTCATCAACAGCCTAGTTCCCCTCCTGGCCCCGGGTGACATAATAATCGACGGTGGAAACTCCGAATATCAGGACACAAAAAGACGTTCCGAAGAGttagaaaaatatcagatACTCTACGTTGGCTGTGGTGTGAGTGGCGGTGAGGAGGGGGCGAGATACGGCCCCTCCCTGATGCCCGGGGGCAATCCCAAGGCATGGCCAGCGATAAAACCAATTTTCCAGGCAATCTGTGCCAAGGCCGATGGAGAGCCTTGCTGCGATTGGGTAGGTGAGACTGGAGCTGGACATTTTGTCAAAATGGTGCACAATGGAATTGAATATGCCGACATGCAGCTCGTCTCCGAGGCTTATCAGCTCATGAGGGATGGCCTGGGGCTCAGCCAGGGAGAAATGGCCGCGGTATTCGACGAGTGGAACAGGGGAGAGCTCTCGTCGTATCTCATAGAAATTACTCGCGATATACTCAATTACAAGAACGAGAAGGGTTACCTCTTGGAGAGAATTCGTGACACTGCGGGGCAAAAGGGCACTGGCAAGTGGACAGTCATTGCTGCACTGGAGTACGGTGTGCCTGTCACTCTCATCGGGGAGTCTGTGTTCGCCAGGTGTTTGTCGTCGTTGGCTAGTGAGAGGGTTGAAGCTCACTCGATATTCGGGGATGAGCAGATCGAGGCTTTCAAGGGGGATAAGAAAGTCTTTCTCCAGGAACTGAAGAATGCCATTTATCTGGCGAAAATTGTGTCCTATGCTCAGGGGTTCATGCTCCTCAGGGATGCCGCCAAAATGAACAATTGGAACTTGAACTATGGGGGGATCGCTCTCATGTGGAGGGGTGGATGTATTATCAGAAG TGTTTTCCTCGGAAACATAAAACAAGCcttcgaaaaaaatccaaaactaTCGAATCTCCTgttcgacgattttttcgcAAAAGCCGTGAAAAGATGTAGAAAGAATCTTCGAGACGTTCTAGCAACAGCAGACACCCTGGGCATTCCAACTCCAGTACTCTCAGCCGCTCGTAACTTCTACGACAGCATTCGCCGCAATCGCCTACCCACTAATCTCATCCAGGCGCAGAGGGATTACTTCGGTGCCCATACCTACGAACTCGTGGATGATGTGGGACGATTTGTACATACAAACTGGACTGGAAAGGGTGGCAATACATCAGCATCGACGTACGATGCttga
- the LOC135169895 gene encoding uncharacterized protein LOC135169895, with the protein MVVERERPLQQRAPSDECTSPPSQDTWPPQQQQNLMESTAQINRVAVQLGEFTPEDPELFFGIADRSFHAAGITSESTKFGHICGKLSRSRYATDVRDIILNPPADNPYTYLKTELIKRLSSSQEEKTRKLLEGAEMGDMKPSQFLRHLKNLAGPNFPDDALRTLWVTRLPADVQVLLATQRKASLDDAADLADKTIQILRPRIPPAAPQVAEAAAHSIEALLSLKLSQLALNLEEQFGDLRSEIESLKRSSRGDGGSPRGRNVRRERSRSRSTHRQHGTDRICWYHRRFGPEAKMCTRPCNFTAQGNGPSSH; encoded by the coding sequence ATGGTCGTGGAACGAGAGCGGCCACTACAGCAACGAGCACCATCCGACGAGTGCACCTCACCACCATCGCAGGACACGTGGCCTCCACAGCAGCAGCAGAACCTGATGGAGAGTACGGCCCAAATCAACCGAGTAGCCGTGCAGCTAGGAGAGTTCACGCCGGAGGACCCTGAACTCTTCTTCGGCATCGCCGATCGCAGTTTTCACGCAGCCGGGATCACTTCCGAATCAACAAAATTCGGCCACATCTGCGGGAAGCTCTCCAGGTCAAGGTACGCCACCGACGTGAGGGATATCATCCTGAACCCTCCGGCGGACAACCCCTACACATATTTAAAAACGGAGCTCATAAAGCGCCTGAGCTCCTCCCAGGAGGAGAAGACGAGGAAGCTCCTAGAAGGCGCAGAAATGGGAGACATGAAACCGTCTCAGTTTCTGCGCCACCTAAAAAACCTGGCGGGACCCAACTTCCCGGACGATGCTCTCCGGACACTGTGGGTCACGCGCCTTCCGGCCGACGTCCAGGTGTTATTGGCCACCCAGCGCAAGGCCTCCCTCGACGACGCTGCAGATCTGGCCGACAAGACCATCCAGATCCTGAGACCAAGGATCCCACCTGCTGCTCCACAGGTCGCTGAGGCAGCGGCGCACAGCATTGAGGcgctcctgagcctcaagCTGTCCCAGTTGGCCCTCAACCTCGAGGAACAATTCGGCGACTTACGCTCTGAAATCGAGAGCCTGAAGCGGTCGAGCAGAGGAGACGGAGGATCCCCCCGCGGCCGCAACGTCAGGCGAGAGAGGTCCAGGTCGCGCTCCACGCACCGGCAGCACGGAACCGACCGCATCTGTTGGTACCATCGGCGCTTCGGACCTGAGGCTAAAATGTGCACACGACCGTGCAATTTCACCGCTCAGGGAAACGGACCGAGCAGTCACTAA
- the LOC135170111 gene encoding tricarboxylate transport protein, mitochondrial, giving the protein MDLTWLSKQISPASPRGVAGNPYPSRPWLQDRAAAAPATTNVGVKGIIAGGITGGIEICITYPTEYVKTQLQLDGKAGAGKQYSGIGDCIKKTVKTNGVLGLYRGLSVLVYGSIPKSAVRFGSFETVKKQLVDEEGKLNAQRRLLAGLCAGVCEAILAVTPMETVKVKFINDQRSANPRFRGFFHGVGLIIKENGFRGVYQGLVPTIMKQGSNQAIRFFVMESCKDWYRGGDNNKPVPKLVVGFFGACAGAASVYGNTPIDVVKTRMQGLEAAKYKGSIDCAVQIWKKEGPMAFYKGTVPRLGRVCLDVAITFMIYDSFMELFNKVWP; this is encoded by the exons atgGATCTCACTTGGTTGTCGAAACAAATTTCTCCAGCATCACCGAGGGGAGTTGCAGGTAATCCTTATCCATCGAGACCCTGGCTCCAGGATCGTGCCGCTGCTGCCCCGGCTACGACGAACGTCGGCGTCAAGGGAATCATCGCCG GTGGAATCACCGGCGGGATTGAGATATGCATAACGTATCCAACGGAATACGTGAAAACTCAGTTACAATTGGACGGAAAAGCTGGGGCTGGCAAGCAATACTCAGGCATTGGAGACTGCATTAAAAAAACAGTGAAGACAAATGGAGTCCTGGGGTTATACCGAGGGCTTTCGGTGCTGGTTTACGGTTCGATACCGAAATCAGCGGTGAGATTCGGCTCCTTTGAGACCGTGAAAAAACAGCTGGTTGATGAGGAGGGTAAGCTCAATGCCCAGAGGAGGCTCCTCGCGGGTCTCTGTGCCGGTGTCTGCGAGGCTATTTTAGCTGTTACGCCTATGGAGACTGTTAAAGTGAAATTCATCAACGACCAGAGATCGGCAAATCCACGATTCCGGGGATTTTTCCATGGGGTTGGTCTCATTATCAAGGAAAACG GGTTCAGAGGTGTTTATCAGGGATTGGTGCCAACGATAATGAAACAAGGCTCTAACCAGGCAATCAGATTTTTCGTCATGGAATCCTGCAAGGATTGGTATCGAGGTGGTGACAATAATAAACCTGTGCCTAAACTCGTCGTGGGATTTTTCGGAGCTTGTGCTGGCGCAGCTTCCGTTTATGGTAATACACCAATAGACGTTGTGAAGACCAGAATGCag GGTCTCGAAGCAGCGAAATACAAGGGGAGCATCGACTGTGCAGTGCAAATATGGAAGAAAGAAGGGCCAATGGCGTTCTACAAAGGCACTGTCCCCAGATTAGGGAGAGTGTGTCTTGACGTTGCAATTACATTCATGATATATGATTCATTCATGGAGCTATTCAACAAAGTCTGGCCTTGA
- the LOC135170110 gene encoding SWI/SNF-related matrix-associated actin-dependent regulator of chromatin subfamily B member 1 codes for MALRTYGDKPISFQVEENGEYYCIGSEVGNYLRLFRGSLYKRYPGMYRRSITNDERKKLVELGLSQHVLASSVSLLRASEVEDIIEGNDDKYKAVSVHSTEPPAPREGKSKKTMPWVPSLPNSSHLDAVPQATPINRNRVHNKKVRTFPLCFDDTDPSANLENAAQQELLVPIRLDMEIEGQKLRDTFTWNKNESLITPEQFAEVLCDDLDLNPLTFVPAIAQAIRQQIEAFPQETILEDQCDQRVIIKLNIHVGNTSLVDQVEWDMSEKENNPEKFAMKLCAELGLGGEFVTAIAYSVRGQLSWHQRTYAFSEAPLPTVEVPFRPPSEADQWAPFLETLTDAEMEKKIRDQDRNTRRMRRLANTTPGW; via the exons atggcGCTGAGGACGTACGGCGACAAGCCCATAAGTTTCCAAGTCGAAGAAAATGGGGAGTACTACTGCATCGGTTCAGAGGTCGGCAACTACCTCCGCCTCTTCCGTGGATCTCTCTACAAACGCTACCCAGGGATGTACAGGAGATCAATTACAAACGACGAGAGAAAGAAATTGGTCGAGTTGGGGCTGAGTCAACACGTCTTGGCCTCTAGTGTCTCCCTTCTAAGAGCCAGCGAAGTGGAAGACATAATCGAGGGAAATGACGACAAATATAAAGCTGTGTCTGTACACTCTACTGAGCCGCCTGCACCGAGAGAGGGAAAATCCAAGAAGACGATGCCCTGGGTGCCTAGCTTACCCAACAGCTCGCATTTGGATGCTGTACCACAAGCTACACCCATTAATCGGAACAGGGTTCATAATAAGAAAGTCAGGACGTTCCCATTATG CTTCGACGACACAGACCCCTCAGCGAACCTAGAGAACGCAGCCCAGCAGGAGCTCTTGGTACCGATCCGGCTGGACATGGAGATCGAGGgacaaaaattacgtgacacATTCACGTGGAATAAGAACGAGAGTCTCATAACTCCCGAGCAATTTGCAGAGGTTCTCTGTGACGATCTCGATCTCAATCCATTGACCTTCGTACCTGCGATAGCTCAGGCAATCAGGCAACAGATCGAGGCCTTCCCCCAGGAGACGATCCTCGAAGACCAGTGCGACCAGCGAGTCATCATCAAGCTGAATATTCACGTGGGGAACACATCGCTGGTGGATCAGGTGGAGTGGGATATGTCAGAAAAGGAGAACAATCCTGAGAAATTTGCTATGAAACTCTGCGCCGAATTGGGACTCGGTGGGGAATTCGTTACTGCTATTGCTTACAGTGTCAGGGGTCAATTATCGTGGCACCAAAGGACCTACGCCTTCTCCGAGGCTCCATTGCCGACCGTCGAGGTGCCCTTCAGGCCCCCCTCGGAGGCAGACCAGTGGGCACCTTTTCTCGAGACACTGACTGACGCCGAAATGGAGAAGAAAATCAGGGACCAGGACAGGAACACTCGACGCATGAGGAGACTCGCCAATACCACCCCTGGGTGGtaa